One genomic segment of Impatiens glandulifera chromosome 6, dImpGla2.1, whole genome shotgun sequence includes these proteins:
- the LOC124944110 gene encoding uncharacterized protein LOC124944110, which translates to MLSLFVIGKEESDCQLDELRELDISGSLKIKNLGRVSDASIAKGISMAKKSSINKLDLEWASKDEVDVNETKSSRHEKIGEALEVSTTRLKIDESKSTQHEKIGEALEVSTAMLKILKMSGYKGVNPPKWVGIPSPSVTGLEQMDNVNTIANSSNGNEMIVLFPLLQQLKISNMENMRELVSPSCWSICTGAFPNLSKLEISFCPKLRALPPHLKSLKHVTILADCSDELLYSISNLSGLTHLFLGFMEERSVLFPTAKALMFDDGDINEAQLGVLSTFQSLQHLKIENCKKLRHLFDEGMIMQETLKISGCQNQQKHPLQGQTERKRGLRELEIYYCPDLMISVEEFGNLNINNSLQGLCIMGCPKLVSSEEADDFVALLRSLRARLDPWYFSVDIIKE; encoded by the coding sequence ATGTTAAGCTTGTTTGTGATAGGCAAGGAAGAGAGTGACTGCCAACTAGATGAATTAAGAGAATTGGATATCTCCGGATCACTAAAAATTAAGAACCTTGGAAGAGTTAGTGATGCATCTATTGCAAAAGGGATAAGTATGGCTAAAAAGTCGAGTATCAACAAATTGGATCTGGAATGGGCATCTAAAGATGAAGTTGATGTTAATGAGACCAAGAGTAGTAGACAtgagaaaattggtgaagctctGGAGGTTTCAACTACAAGGCTAAAGATAGATGAAAGCAAGAGTACTCAACATGAGAAAATAGGTGAAGCTCTAGAGGTTTCAACTGCGATGCTGAAGATATTGAAAATGAGTGGTTACAAAGGTGTGAATCCCCCTAAATGGGTGGGAATTCCATCTCCTTCTGTAACAGGCCTTGAGCAAATGGACAATGTGAATACTATTGCTAATAGTAGCAATGGAAATGAAATGATTGTACTATTCCCTTTGTTACAGCAATTGAAGATTTCTAACATGGAGAATATGAGGGAATTGGTGTCACCTAGCTGTTGGAGTATTTGCACTGGAGCATTCCCTAATTTAAGCAAGCTGGAGATATCTTTTTGCCCAAAGCTAAGGGCCTTGCCACCGCATCTCAAATCACTCAAACATGTAACTATTCTAGCTGATTGTTCGGATGAGTTGTTATATAGCATCTCAAATCTTAGTGGTCTCACTCATCTCTTTCTTGGTTTTATGGAAGAAAGAAGTGTTTTATTTCCAACTGCTAAGGCATTAATGTTTGATGATGGGGACATTAATGAAGCACAATTAGGAGTACTCTCAACTTTTCAATCTCTTCAACATCTGAAAATTGAGAACTGCAAAAAGTTAAGGCATTTGTTTGACGAGGGAATGATAATGCAAGAGACATTAAAGATTAGTGGCTGCCAGAACCAACAAAAACATCCTCTTCAAGGACAAACAGAAAGAAAAAGAGGTCTCAGGGAATTGGAGATTTACTATTGCCCCGATTTGATGATATCAGTTGAGGAATTTGGAAAcctcaatattaataattcactaCAGGGTTTATGTATCATGGGTTGTCCTAAGTTGGTGTCTTCAGAAGAAGCTGATGATTTTGTTGCACTCCTGCGTTCCCTTCGAGCAAGACTTGATCCTTGGTACTTCAGTGTAGATATCATAAAGGAATAG
- the LOC124942954 gene encoding putative disease resistance protein RGA1, with translation MVDVASLISGLISNLTPLIKDEFSLFWNYKNDVQNLSSTLSAINAVLKDAERKTMQEKDEQTGDWLRKLKDVLYEVRDIMDECTFEDLRLQVKRRNASSSTRIKVNNFITHPFSNTKMRHKIGHKIKDVQEKLDQISSERQKLHLRESIPNSKIDKFTSSWRETMSLCSSNQVYGRDKEKKEIIDILLNNTSSASKKLSVLPIVGIIGGLGKTTLSQMVFNDDEVSKHFDTKLWVCVSNEFNIKLVIKSILEEEKAEASLEELQKKVRDKLRGKRYLIVLDDVWNEKKEEWAQLRSILDCGSNGSFVLTTTRKKSVATIMKTIAYFELLPLSNDDCWLLFKERAFENGKPKHHNFINIGKEIVGKCKGVPLLVKALGSQLSFGEDEKEWRRIRDSEIWEIFLNEESDLLPILQLSFYDLPYHPRRCFVFCAIFPKDTEIEKERLIQMWMAHGLIPTLKNQELEDVGNAIWKELCWRSFFQDEKENKDWDDRVYTAGMMHDLMHDLAQSLMKDEYYTMDANSSSDGLGEQIRHVTVKVNEVDKTSVCSLKTVGGLQSIMLHGRDNGDAAKEILSVLKELPALRVLEVCSLVKCQYLSHVGSLKHLRYLDISDSESQ, from the exons ATGGTTGATGTTGCATCTCTAATCAGTGGTTTGATTTCAAATTTGACACCTCTGATTAAGGATGAATTCTCGTTGTTTTGGAATTATAAGAATGATGTTCAAAATCTATCGAGCACGCTATCTGCAATTAATGCCGTACTCAAAGATGCTGAGAGAAAGACCATGCAGGAGAAGGACGAACAAACGGGAGATTGGTTGCGAAAACTTAAAGATGTATTGTATGAAGTTCGGGACATCATGGATGAGTGCACCTTTGAAGATCTTCGTCTTCAAGTCAAAAGGCGTAATGCCTCCTCTTCAACCCGGATCAAGGTAAACAACTTTATCACCCATCCTTTTAGCAATACTAAGATGCGTCACAAAATTGGTCACAAAATTAAGGATGTTCAAGAGAAGCTAGACCAAATTTCTTCGGAGCGCCAAAAGTTACATTTGCGTGAATCTATTCCAAACTCAAAAATAGACAAGTTTACTAGTAGTTGGCGTGAAACAATGTCTCTTTGTAGTAGTAATCAAGTGTATGGGAGAGATAAGGAGAAGAAAGAGATTATTGATATTCTACTCAATAATACATCTAGTGCTTCTAAAAAACTATCTGTTCTGCCCATTGTTGGAATTATTGGGGGTCTAGGCAAAACAACACTTTCCCAGATGGTCTTCAATGACGATGAGGTTTCTAAGCATTTTGATACCAAACTCTGGGTTTGTGTTTCTAATGAATTTAACATTAAGTTGGTGATCAAATCCATCTTAGAAGAAGAAAAGGCAGAAGCTTCCTTAGAAGAATTGCAGAAAAAAGTTAGAGATAAATTGAGAGGGAAAAGATATTTGATTGTATTGGATGATGTTTGGAATGAAAAGAAAGAGGAATGGGCTCAGTTGAGATCTATATTAGATTGTGGATCAAATGGTTCTTTCGTCCTTACCACGACACGTAAAAAGAGTGTGGCAACCATAATGAAAACAATTGCCTATTTTGAGTTACTGCCACTCTCTAACGATGATTGTTGGCTACTATTCAAAGAACGTGCATTTGAGAATGGAAAACCAAAACATCACAACTTCATTAATATTGGTAAAGAAATAGTTGGGAAATGCAAGGGTGTTCCTTTATTGGTCAAGGCATTGGGAAGTCAACTGAGCTTTGGCGAGGACGAAAAAGAATGGCGTAGAATAAGAGATAGTGAGATATGGGAGATATTCCTAAATGAAGAATCTGATCTCTTGCCTATTCTACAGTTGAGTTTCTATGACCTCCCTTATCATCCGAGAAGATGTTTTGTGTTTTGTGCTATATTTCCCAAGGATACTGAAATTGAAAAGGAGAGATTAATCCAAATGTGGATGGCCCATGGTTTGATTCCTACATTAAAAAACCAAGAATTGGAAGATGTTGGGAATGCAATTTGGAAGGAGTTGTGCTGGAGATCCTTTTTTCAAGATGAAAAAGAGAACAAAGATTGGGATGATAGAGTTTATACAGCAGGTATGATGCATGATCTTATGCACGATCTTGCCCAATCTTTAATGAAAGATGAATATTATACGATGGATGCTAACAGCTCAAGTGATGGGTTAGGAGAACAAATTCGTCATGTCACAGTAAAGGTTAATGAGGTAGACAAAACATCAGTTTGTTCTCTTAAAACAGTTGGAGGGCTGCAATCAATAATGCTCCATGGAAGAGATAATGGAGATGCCGCAAAGGAGATTTTGAGTGTCCTGAAGGAACTTCCGGCTTTACGTGTCCTTGAAGTATGCTCTCTTGTGAAATGTCAATATTTGTCTCATGTGGGAAGTCTAAAACATCTGAGATACTTAGACATTTCCG ACTCTGAATCTCAATAA